The sequence below is a genomic window from Williamwhitmania taraxaci.
GAATAGCGTAGTTTCTCAACTCGATAGCGGCTATCTTTCCACGCTCATCGATTATAATAGGGTACTCACCCAGCGTAACCGATACTTGAAGCAAGCATGGGAAGCTCGCCATCTTGACGAAGAGGTGTTGGCTGTTCTCGATATGCAGCTGTCCGGTTTGGGAACTCAAATTTACAATAGGCGAAAGCAGTTTATTGATGAATTGGCGCCCATCTTTAATAACTACTATCGGTTTGTGAGTGGTGGTAATGAGGTTGTCTCAATAGGTTACGACTCTGCCTTAGCTAGTAAAAGCATGGGCGAACTGCTCCTTGCCAGTAGGGATAAAGACAGGTATCTACAGCATACCTCGGTAGGTATTCATCGCGACGATATTGAACTATTGATTGATGGTTATCCCGTGAAGCGCGATGGCTCTCAGGGGCAGCAAAAAACGGTGCTCATAGCCCTTAAGTTGGCTCAATTCGATTATATTAGCAAGGCGCTGGGTATAAAACCCCTTCTTCTGTTGGACGATATCTTCGATAAACTCGATATGCAGCGCGTCGAACAGCTCATTCTCCTTGTGGCAGGAGAGGCCTTTGGTCAGATATTTATTACCGATAGCAACAAAACACGTCTCGATGGAATTCTTCGAAAAACGAAGGGCGATCATCGCTTATTTCGGGTTGAAAATGGCAATGTAATCCAGGTGAATGATGAGGAATAGCAATAGCAAGCCTATACATGAGATTATAAAGGAGCTTATTAAGCAGCAGCACCTGCAGCCGGGATTGGATACAGCTAAGGTTATACTTGCTTGGCCTGAAGTAATGGGGCTTAATGTTGCAAAGGAAACGCTTAAAGTCTCCATTCACAATCGCATTCTCTACGTCAGCCTAAGGTCGGCAATTGTACGCTCCGAACTGATGATGCTTCGAACCGATATTGTTGCCGCCTTAAACCGAAAAGTAGGTTATAGCATTATCGATAATGTTGTTTTGCGCTAGAGCTGCTTGAAAACCTCAAAATCGGAGAAGAAGAATCTGGATTCCAATGAAGCATTCTCATCGCTATCAGAGCCATGAACCGCATTCATGGTCATGCTGGTAGCGTATAGTTTTCGGATTGTGCCTTCTGCAGCCTTCGCAGGGTCGGTAGCGCCCATAAGTTTGCGATAATCTTCCACTGCATTCTCTTTTTTTAGCACCATGGCAACAATCGGTCCTGACGACATAAAGTCGATTAGCCGCTCAAAAAACTCTTTGCCTTCATGTACGCCATAAAAAGCCTTGGCCTGATCTTTGCTTAAATGTAACATTTTAATGGCTATAACATGAAAGCCAGCATTGGTTATCATATTGATAATGTGCCCAGTGTGATTGTTCTGAGTAGCCGTTGGCTTAATCATCGAAAAGGTAATGTTCCCGTTCATAGTTTTGGTGTTGGATTTGTTAATAAAGGTAAGT
It includes:
- the ndk gene encoding nucleoside-diphosphate kinase, with protein sequence MNGNITFSMIKPTATQNNHTGHIINMITNAGFHVIAIKMLHLSKDQAKAFYGVHEGKEFFERLIDFMSSGPIVAMVLKKENAVEDYRKLMGATDPAKAAEGTIRKLYATSMTMNAVHGSDSDENASLESRFFFSDFEVFKQL
- the recF gene encoding DNA replication/repair protein RecF (All proteins in this family for which functions are known are DNA-binding proteins that assist the filamentation of RecA onto DNA for the initiation of recombination or recombinational repair.), encoding MRLDRLSLLNFKNFQEASIELSAGLNCFVGANGAGKTNLLDAIHYLSMSKSFLMAADVYSIRHGDDFFVVQGDFLLKQREERIYCGVKKGNSKVFKRNGKDYEKISDHIGLLPVVFVSPYDTNLIDGAGEDRRKYLNSVVSQLDSGYLSTLIDYNRVLTQRNRYLKQAWEARHLDEEVLAVLDMQLSGLGTQIYNRRKQFIDELAPIFNNYYRFVSGGNEVVSIGYDSALASKSMGELLLASRDKDRYLQHTSVGIHRDDIELLIDGYPVKRDGSQGQQKTVLIALKLAQFDYISKALGIKPLLLLDDIFDKLDMQRVEQLILLVAGEAFGQIFITDSNKTRLDGILRKTKGDHRLFRVENGNVIQVNDEE
- a CDS encoding DUF721 domain-containing protein — its product is MMRNSNSKPIHEIIKELIKQQHLQPGLDTAKVILAWPEVMGLNVAKETLKVSIHNRILYVSLRSAIVRSELMMLRTDIVAALNRKVGYSIIDNVVLR